Part of the Woronichinia naegeliana WA131 genome, GATGGTGATTTTTACAACCTTTGTTGCGCCACCTTGGTTACGATTGGTCTTTAAAGATTCTGATGCGGAATCAGAAAGCCTGGCAAAAACCATTGAGTAAGCTGACGTAAAACTTTAGCTGGTTAGCGATCGCCGATTTAGTGGATAGTTGATAGTGAATAGTTGATAATTATCCATTGTCAATTGTCCATTATCCATTGCAAATGCGATCGCCAATCTTGGTTATACACTCAAGAATAATTAAAAGGAAATTAGCTTATGTCTCGTCCAGGGCAAACGCATCTTATCCGAGTAAAACCTTAAGGAGATAGTCCTCGTCCCAACCAGCGCGTAGCCGTTTATTCTTGATACCAAGTTTCAGAGTATTTTCCTTTGTGAGCAAGTTAAGAGCGATATGGCGTAAGACGGCTAAATTCTCAGGAGCAAAATCCTTACGAATGCGACAAGCATCCTCATTGAAGGCCAAGTCTAGAACCCAATGTAAAGAGTTTTCTATCAGCCAATGACTACGAACAGATTGGGATAATTTTTGAGCATTACTCGGCAGGCTACTGATATAGTAGCGAGTCTCATACTCTGTTTTGTCTTTCAATCGTCTCTCCGCTTTAATCATACAGATGCTCGTCAACTTTGCCCATTTCTCCCCACCCAGCAAAAATTCTGTTTGTTCCATCGTCCAGCAACGGCGAATTTCAATCCGTCCATGTCCCTTGTCTATTGTTTGATGAAAATCATGCTTAATTCCCGCAAAATTAACCGATTGAGCATGAGCAAATAATTGTTCAACATCCTCACATAGATTACCTTGATTGCCTTTCAATGCCAAAACATAATCTCCCCCTCGCCCTACTATCTGTTGGGCAATCTTTGTCTGAGTTCCCATGGCATCAATCGTTACGATACAACCTTTGACCTCTAGCATTTTCAGGAGTTTGGGTATCGCCGTGATTTCATTCGATTTGCTTTCCACCTTGCACTGTCCTAGTACTAGACGATTTGCTGTTGCCCATGCACTTACCATCTGAATTGCGCCCTTTCCGTTGGCATTATCATAGGAGTGGCGAAGGGTTTTGCCGTCAATCGCTATCACTTCCCCTTCACTTACCTGGGTGTGACCTTTAGTTGATGAAGGAAAAGAAAAGTGTTAACATGGGATGAAAAGTGACAAAGAGGAAACAATGATGACAGCAAAACTAATTAATGTAGAGGGTTCAAAGATAAAAATAGAACTAACATTAGAACTCAGTCGTTCAATGTTGGATACAGAAATAAATATTCAAAAAGGCTTAAACGAAGTAGGTTGCATCGCCAGCAAAGAAGCCTTGAAATATTTAGATACAGATGGTTCACCCTTAAAAATCGGTGAAGAAATCTGGAAGAGTAAGGGAGAGCAACCGAAAGAATATCAAACACCTTATGGTGAGGTTATAGTGAATCGTCATGTATATCAGCGTTCACCTTTGAGGAAAAACGTATTGCCCCTTAGAAAGAGAAGCAAGGATAATCATAACATCAACGCCATTATTGGCAAAACAGGTATCCTCAAAAATGTCAGGGATGGCAGGCAAAGAGGTGAAAAATGATTTATTAGAAAATCATGGTAGAAAAGTAGCGCTATCCTATATCCAAAGATTGAGTGAAGCAGTAGGAAGTGTGGTACAGGCAAAAGAAGAAGCGTGGAGTTATGCCCCGCCCAAGGAGGATAGCCAAATTGCAACAGTGGGAATAGGATTAGATGGAACCTGTATGCTGATGTGTGAGGATGGCTACCGTGAAGCAATGGTGGGAACCGTTTCCCTATACGATAGTGAAGGCGAACGTCAACATACAATCTATCTAGGTGCGGCACCAGAGTATGGAAAAAAGAGTTTTCTAGAAAGATTAGAAAGAGAAATTGAGCGAGCGAAAAACCGTTATCCAGAGGCAACATTGGTCGGGATAGCAGACGGGGCAGAATCAAATTGGAAGTTTTTAGAAAAGCAAACGGAAGAACAGATATTAGATTTCTATCATGCCTCTGGTTACTTAGGTGCCTTGGCAGAAGCGTTGCATCCGAATACAGTGTCAAAACAAAAAGAATGGTTGACTGAAAATTGTCGAGAACTCAAGCATGAAAAAGGAAAAGCAGGAGAACTGCTAAATCTGATGAAAGAAGTCAAAGAAGAAAAAAGTCATTCTAAGAATCTTACCGAGAAACTACAAGCGGCGATTACTTATTACGAGAATCATCAGCATCAAATGGATTATGCTGAATACTTAGGGCTTGCTGAAAAAGTCAAAAAACGAAAGAAATGTGGGTTAGGGAAGTATGGACTGAAAAAGCATAGATAACTTATCCTTATGGAAACAAATCAAAATACAGATTTTGTTTAATCTATTGTTCCTTTCTGTCTAAAAAGGTCAACACAAATCACTCCTCACAAAAGAGAGGAAAATTAACACCATTTTTCACAAGAAAAACGACTCTACAACTTTTTACTTTTTGTCTTCTGAAGTAGAGTAGAAAGATTCATTACCAAAAAGTTCATCGCAATTACCGTTTCCGAGGTCTCAGGTAGTTTGGCCATCACTCGACCAAGACTAAATTTCCTCTTTCCCTGTCCGAATTTACCCTCAATGGCATTACGCACTCTTTCATCTGAGCGTGCCTCTTTCTTTTTTTCTTTGCTCACCTCTTTCGGCGGTCTTCCCAATCGGGGACCACTCATTCTTATATCCCTTTCTTTACAATAAGCTCGATTCGCTTTTGTTCGATAGATTTTATCCACATGAACCGATTCCGGATAACATCCTGTTTCCCTTTTATATTCTTCTATTCGCGCTTGTAAATCTCCCGATTCGTTGTAATTATCCCAACTTAATTTGTCTAAGAAGACAAAGCCATTCACATTACTTGCCGATATTTTAGCTCCAAACTCTACTGCTTTTCCCGCTTTTCCACGCACTATTGGACGCACGTGAGGTTGGCTTACACTCACAATTCTGTTTTCTACTTTATTTGTCTTTTTTTCATACATTTCTAACTGTTGCTCATACACTTTTCCTATCGTTACAAGCTCTTCTTGCTCTTTTTTCGTTAGTTTTTCTAACTTTGCTCCCTCTTCTATCATTTTTTCTATATCAGACAAGTTTCTTTTTATATATCCTAGTTGTTTTTTTGTTCCTTTTCTTCTTTCTTTTTTTGACACACGACGTTTTTTTGCTATGGCTAAGTACTCTTTTCTTGCCACTTCCCTATAAGTCCTCGGCTTTTCTTTCCTTTTCTCTTTTATTTCTTCATACAGCTTATCTATTATTTTTTCTGTTTTTTCTCTGGCATCATTCAATATTCCTATATCCGTTGGATATTTTATATCTGCTGGTGTACAAGTCGCATCTAACAATAACTTTCCTTCATTTTCTTTTTTTTCTGACGCTACACCCGTCGCTTTTTTTTCTATTTCTTTATTAATTTTATTTATTAATTCCATTCCTATTTTTTTACGAAAATGAACCATCATTGACGCATTAAATGCTTCTTTGCTACTATAGCTTTCCATTCCTATAAAGTACTGTAAATAAGGGTTCTCTTTTATTTGTTCTACTGTTTCTCTGTCACTTTTTCCTGAAATTTCTTTGATAATTAATGCTCCTAATGCCATTCTAAATGATTTGGCTGGGGCTCCTTTTTTTTCTGTGAAGTTTTTTGCATATTCTTCCTCATATTCTTCCCAAAGAATCATTTTTGACATTTCTATCCAACGATTTTCTTCGTCTAACTGCCCGCCGAACAGATTTTTCAAGTTTTCTGGTGTTTCAATTGAGTACTGTTGCTTTCGGTACATCTGCTTTCTCTCTTCTTAATGCAATGGTTTTGAGGCATTCTACCCTATTTTCGTGCATTCTAGCGGTTCTTAATTCGCCTACTATTTTTCTCCGTAAAGGTTTCAGCTTTTTTCAGCAAGCCCTACTTAGAGAAAAAGTATCCGATTGGTTCAGGTGTTACGGAAGCAGCTTGTAAGACGTTGGTCAAACAACGATTATGTTGTTCAGGGATGCGATGGAAGGAAAAAGGAGCAGGAATTATTTTGAGCCTACGAGCTTTGGTATTGACCAAGGAACGATGGAGTCAATTTTGGGCAAAACTTGATCAATATGGGTTCCCTGTAGAACCCTGATTACAACAGCTTTTATCAACTAAAGGTCGCACCCTTTGTTTAACTTGAGATTCGACAGAGCCAGAGCCAATAGAAATGCCCTCTGCCTGCAAATAACCATAATTGACAATCCGATGTTTATGCTTGTTTAAATAAATGATAAAATTCTCAGCTTGAGGCTCTGACCATCCCTCAAAACAGGAGATAGCGGCATCCACTTCACCCGTCCAAAGAAAAGACTTGACCTCCTCAATTCGCTGGAATGACCCCCCAACTTTATAGAGGTTTTCAATTAAGTGATACCAGTCCAAAATTTCAATTCGCTCATGTTTCTGTCCTATCTCACGAAATAAGTTCCAGATACCATCATGTCCATCTCCCAAACAAATTAAAGGCTTAGCCAAAATTTGAGAATTAACCAAATCTAATAAAGCCGAGTTATCTTGAAAAAAGGCAGCTACCCCCAATTGATGAAAACTGACTCCTTTATAATCACGCCAAATTAAGGGTTCTCCCTTGGGAGTTCTGAGTCGTACCTTCCCACCATCTATGCTAATTTCTTCGACTTCTGTGTTAGAGGGTAATTCTTCAAAATGATAGCGATGTACAAGGCGTTGTTGCGTACTGTGAGAAACAGCAATTCCCGTCAATGATTGGATTTTCTTAGCTGCTTTTTCATAAG contains:
- a CDS encoding ISAs1 family transposase, with the translated sequence MIAIDGKTLRHSYDNANGKGAIQMVSAWATANRLVLGQCKVESKSNEITAIPKLLKMLEVKGCIVTIDAMGTQTKIAQQIVGRGGDYVLALKGNQGNLCEDVEQLFAHAQSVNFAGIKHDFHQTIDKGHGRIEIRRCWTMEQTEFLLGGEKWAKLTSICMIKAERRLKDKTEYETRYYISSLPSNAQKLSQSVRSHWLIENSLHWVLDLAFNEDACRIRKDFAPENLAVLRHIALNLLTKENTLKLGIKNKRLRAGWDEDYLLKVLLG